Genomic segment of Malania oleifera isolate guangnan ecotype guangnan chromosome 7, ASM2987363v1, whole genome shotgun sequence:
ATTCTCAGTCAGGCCTATTGATGGAGATTCTGATTCTGTTGCATTAGGCCTCAAATATTACCTGATTGAGCCATTTAGGGAGGCGACCTTGTGTCTTTCTTGCAATCCCAAGTATGATTCATGTTCTATCCTTCTTTTCTTTGGTTCAAAATTAGCATGCATAGCTCGGTTAACTTGTAAACTTGTCCCCCCTTGTTTTGAGTAGTTTTGCATAGTAATTGAGTTATGTTtgtcttttgagttttgacattATAGAATTAGTAATTGCTAGTTTAATTTTTGCTAGTGGGCTTCTCATTGCATTCTGACCTGGTTAACCTGTAAACTTGCTGAGGGTTTTTTGCCTAATAATTGAGTTATGTTTGTCTTTTGATATTAAAGATTTAGCAATTGCTATTTTACATTTTTGTAAATGGGCTTCTCATTGTGTTCTGACCCCCTCATATGCCCATTGCGGTTTGGGGACCCTGCAGAAACATTTGTTCGAGCAGATGGGGCCTTCATCCCTTTCTCTGAAGACTTTAACATAGCAAATGTAACTACATCTGTAAAAGGTATAGGTGAGATTGGTGATGTCAATATTATAGACTTGCAGTCTCCGATTAGCAGCCTCATCGGACGGCAAGTGGTGAAAGTAGGAAGAAGCTCAGGCCTGACTACTGGGACCATAATGGCCTATGCTCTAGAATACAACGATGAGAAAGGGATTTGTTTCTTTACAGATTTCCTTGTTGTTGGTGAAAATCAGCAGACATTTGATCTTGAAGGTGATAGTGGGAGCCTCATTCTTTTAATGGGTGAGAATGGAGAGAAGCCAAGGCCAGTTGGGATCATTTGGGGTGGGACAGCTAATCGTGGAAGGTTGAAACTAAAGGTTGGTCAACCTCCTGAGAATTGGACTAGTGGAGTAGATCTTGGACGGCTTCTTGACCTTCTTGAACTTGATCTCATCACGACCAGTGAAGGGCTTCAAGGTTTGTGCTTCTAAACCAAGTGATCATCTTTGGTTCATTATACACTGTTGCAGTGAGTACTAGTGTCCATTTTCGTCGAGTGCCCTTTGTATCCCAAGCTTATCATTTTTCCCAAAAGCAAAGTTTCATAGTAGGTCATTTATTTTCTTCTGCAGCAACATTGGCGGTGTGCGGTGGTGTGGCGCACTGATTGTGAACCAGACAACCTATGAGAATGGAATTGTTGGGATaaatttagagaaaaaaaaaaaaaaaaagtggccaTTGACAGAAGTTCACAAAATTCTACCCATCAGGTCCTCctattgaataaaaataaatattatagtcAAATATTCAAGTTCTttaatataatttcttttttcatttctattttcaaaaaaatcaaagTTGTCAAAATCATTGCAACGGTTAAAATTGAGCTGAAGCTGGTGGGTGGAAGTTTGGGATATTAGGACCAAGTGACCAACATAGGTCATTATCCAGGGTTTATACGAGTggccaaataataaaaaaaagaattctAAATTTTCATCCAGAGTCTTTAATATTGCAGCTAGTACATTTTTCCTTCTATAATCACACTTGTGATGCTTTCTCCTTCGCTTTATCCATAATAATAGTGGCAGTGCAAGAGCAGCGAAATGCTTTGGCAGCAGGCATTGATTCGACAGTTGGAGAGTCATCTCCGCCAGAACGAATGCCCCAAAAGGATAAACCCAAAGAGAATTTTGAGCCTCTTGGTTTGAATATCCAGCAAATTCCCGTCGAAGATGAGCCTGTCCAAGGAGTCGGAGTGCCACCACCTTTTCTGCAAACCAAGTTTCAGATAGATGAAGTTGAAGTAGCTCCCAGTGTAGAACACCAGTTTATTCCAAACTTTGATGGTAGATCTACAAGGCATCCCAACAACCAGCATGAATACCCAGGCGTAAGAAACCTTTCAGCATTAAGGAGTAGCTCCGATGAAGAGATTTCAGTTTCCTTGCAGTTAGGGGAGCCTGAACCAAAGAAAAGGCGGCAATCTGATTCACCATTAAGCATGGAAGAACCAAAGTGAAGTTGAATAGAGGAGCTGGTTTTTTCCGCTTGCAGAATTTCTTTTGGAGAACTGATTTACAATGAGCACTGCTCCTGAATTGCAAGTGTTCTCGAAGCTTGGGCTCACACCTCCGAGTGGCTCAATTAATTTTTTCCCAAGTTTTGGGTATTACAGCTATAGGGTAGATATTGGAGTCATATATTGTTTAATAGGTAAAATGTTCAGATGGTAAGGACCTTTTTTCTCCCTCAGATTTGTATTTTGTATCATTCTGGTCAAGTTATTGTACCATAAAACAACACTCTTGAAGTTGGGAGCACCAACTGCTATTGCAAGTTGAAATATGTGAAAAGGTTACTTAGTTGAGCCAGTCTGGTTCTTGTCGAAACTTTCTTTTTGCTGGTGAGAAAATCCCTGGTGTCATAATGTGGTATCTTTTTCAGGGCAAGGAATAGTTTATCTTTTTGTGGTCGGACTCTTCTTTTCAAAACATTCTAAAGATACTGGGTCAAGGATTTTGCATGGTTCAGCTCAAAGGGGATCTTATGCATTTAtctttattttcttatatttattttcttcatgattTTGccatttgagaaaaaaaaaaatttggaagaaGGCAAGTGGTAATATATTAGCAGGGGAAGGACAATCACAAAGCGTTGCTAGCTTGTCAAGGAACTAAACTTTTTAGTATCAGTCGTCTTCCCAATATATCAAACAAATGGAATATAACAAAAATCTTCTTCAGTTTTGATATCATATGAGCATTTTTCAAATAAGTGACTTTTCTAGCTTATACTAGCTTGTTAGTCTTAAGGATTGATTATATGGCAGTACGAAAAGACAAGAATTTCTTCTTCTCAAGTAAGAAGATTGAAGCCTGGAGTAATAAGGGTGTTCTAGGGAACAACAAAGCAAAAGGAAAATGATTTCTATTTCTTTGCTTCATGCAGCTATGACAAAAAAACGCAAGGCAATGCCAAAACTACTTTTTCTTCTTGATC
This window contains:
- the LOC131160184 gene encoding protein NARROW LEAF 1-like, which produces MERNGLDLPFQYSGSTQSDESALDLERNYCNYGNLPSSSPSPLQAFASGGQLSESNAAYFSWPTSSRLNDSAEVRANYFGNLQKGVLPETLGRLPSGQQATTLLELMTIRAFHSKILRRVSLGTAIGFRIRRGVLTDIPAILVFVARKVHRQWLSHIQCLPAALEGPGGVWCDVDVVEFSYYGAPAPTPKEQLYTELVDGLRGSDPCIGSGSQVASQETYGTLGAIVKSRTGNRQVGFLTNRHVAVDLDYPNQKMFHPLPPSLGPGVYLGAVERATSFITDDLWYGIFAGTNPETFVRADGAFIPFSEDFNIANVTTSVKGIGEIGDVNIIDLQSPISSLIGRQVVKVGRSSGLTTGTIMAYALEYNDEKGICFFTDFLVVGENQQTFDLEGDSGSLILLMGENGEKPRPVGIIWGGTANRGRLKLKVGQPPENWTSGVDLGRLLDLLELDLITTSEGLQVAVQEQRNALAAGIDSTVGESSPPERMPQKDKPKENFEPLGLNIQQIPVEDEPVQGVGVPPPFLQTKFQIDEVEVAPSVEHQFIPNFDGRSTRHPNNQHEYPGVRNLSALRSSSDEEISVSLQLGEPEPKKRRQSDSPLSMEEPK